The proteins below come from a single Erinaceus europaeus chromosome 20, mEriEur2.1, whole genome shotgun sequence genomic window:
- the SPATA19 gene encoding spermatogenesis-associated protein 19, mitochondrial, with protein MIITTWIVYILARKGVGLPFPPKTSSEIEVVESEALSVVQHWLKKTEEEASQDIKEKMSTDGPPTHGQDIHVTRDVIKHHLSKSGLLSNQSQEVLEERTRIQFIRWSHTRIFQVPSEVREEAMRDRIEQVRRSLSQLTNPSSNEFQSKTYFSEC; from the exons ATGATCATCACAACATGGATTGTGTACATTCTCGCCCGGAAAGGGGTGGGGCTCCCCTTCCCACCAAAAACCAGTTCT GAAATTGAAGTTGTGGAAAGTGAGGCTCTGTCTGTAGTACAGCATTGGTTGAAAAAA ACTGAAGAAGAGGCCTCCCAGGACATAAAGGAGAAGATGTCCACTGATGGTCCTCCCACCCATGGCCAAGATATACACGTGACCAGAGATGTG ATAAAGCACCATCTTTCAAAGTCTGGCTTGCTATCAAACCAAAGTCAAGAGGTTCTGGAGGAGAGAACAAGAATCCAGTTCATAAGATGGAG CCACACCCGCATCTTCCAAGTGCCTAGCGAGGTGCGGGAGGAAGCGATGCGGGACCGGATAGAGCAGGTGAGGCGAAG TCTGTCCCAACTTACCAATCCATCATCGAACGAGTTTCAAAGCAAAACTTACTTCTCTGAGTGCTGA